From Macrobrachium rosenbergii isolate ZJJX-2024 chromosome 55, ASM4041242v1, whole genome shotgun sequence, a single genomic window includes:
- the LOC136835456 gene encoding uncharacterized protein, translating to MVPYCSLWGAGVYRLPSTTLRARVCRTHAGCAVRLDDLVVWHPDGCEVCFALSSTIQDESADENSKKSALESLRAWVAGFGRNVPSGKPYVLDARLRDLLYPGARVAAAVPEELATPIIQQILDATQPPQVDILYAEVSEDVAALNLDLEPMNTEQDQVVSGEVSEEVGAGPSLFNSPDSSMSSFSGFVKSSSLGDRAPSAIPKLKTSWKAKGYKSSTSKKALPFPPSKAKVPGPVASGSKSSSSGKGASKRAAKPSPPPQPLFDAQALATELYKQFTQDLDSRFEKISEKFATYDSVLEGLARQPKAEPQYSIPDTADLPPFDVGNPWRFALRAIQHDGKLTLDGLGTRRLEELEFFPPDLLPPYPGREAYRRSLDWSEQGS from the exons ATGGTTCCAT actgttcgttgtgggGAGcgggggtgtaccgcctcccttcaacaaccctacgggcacgagtgtgccggacccacgctggttgtgcggtccggctagacgacctggttgtttggcaccccgatggctgtgaggtttgcttcgctctctcctcaaccatccaagacgagtcg gcggatgaaaattccaagaagtctgccttggaatccctccgggcctgggtggctgggttcggcagaaatgttccgtcggggaagccctacgtcctcgacgccaggttgagggacctgctttaccccggcgcacgggtggccgcAGCAGTTccggaagaacttgccacccctattatccagcagatcctcgatgcgacccagccacctcaagtggacattttgtacgccgaggtctcggaggatgttgccgcactaaatctcgacttggaacctatgaatacggagcaggaccaggtggtaagtggagaggtaagtgaggaggttggggcgggcccctctttgtttaactcccctgattcatctatgtcatctttttcaggttttgtgaagtcttcttctttgggtgatagagctccgtctgctatccccaagttgaagacttcatggaaggcgaagggctataagtcctcgacttctaagaaggcattgcccttccccccgtcgaaggctaaggtcccaggaccggtagcctccgggagtaagtctagctcctccggcaagggcgcgagtaagagggcggcaaaaccaagccctcctccccagcctctttttgacgcacaagccctggccactgaactgtacaaacagtTCACGCAGGATCTAGACTCGAGATTTGAGAAGatctcagaaaagtttgccacttatgacagtgtactggaaggtttggctcgccaacctaaagccgaaccgcagtactctatccccgacactgcggacctcccgccgtttgatgtcggaaacccttggcggttcgcactccgggccatccaacatgatggcaaactcaccttagacggtctgggcacgagacggttggaggagttggagttcttcccccccgatctcttgcccccttatcctggcCGTGAGGCTTACCGAAGAAGCCTGGATTGGTCAGAACAAGGTTCCTAg